GGCGTTGCGCCGCATCAACGCATCACGCATGCGGTTGAGCGGCGCCAGACCCTGGCCAATGCCGAGCCACAACAGGCACAGGCAACCGAGCAGCGCCACGCCGACCGGCACCGACGCCGCCAGCAACACCGACATGTTCAAGGCTTCGCGCTCGATCTGGCGGTCGGCGGTGGTAATGCGCAAATCACCTCGGGCCAAGGTAAAACTTCGCCAAGGCGCGCCGTCGATCATCTGGTCATGAAAACCCATTTTCTCGGCTTCAAGAGGTTGCTCCGGGGTGCCGTGGCTGCGCGCCAGGATCTCCCCGCGCAAGGAGCTGACCTGGCAAGCCATGCCGCCCGGAATACTCAGCTGTTCGGCGCTGAAATGCGTGCCGTCACCCTTGGTCGGCAAGGGCGGCAGTTGCTCCAGCAACCCGGCGACCATCCGCGCCGAAGCCACCAGGCGCTGGTCGAGGGAGAACATCATCTGGTTGCGCAGGTCGCTGAGCATCCAGGCGGCGGCCAGGGCCCAGATCAGCGCGAAGGCCGCGCCAAGGGTCAGGCTCAGCCGCAGTCGCAAGCTCATCACTTGGAGGATTCCCCACCATCGGCCGGCCCCAGCCGATAACCCAGGCCGCGCACCGTCTCGACAATCCCGTTGCCCAGCTTGCGCCGCAGATGATGGATATGCACGTTGAGGGCATTGCTTTCCAGTTCGTCGTTGAACCCGTAGACGCTGTCCTTGAGCTGCTCGGTGGACAACACCCGCCCGCGGCTGTGGAGCAGGGCCTGCAACAACGACTGCTCGCGGCGGGACAGGTCCACCGAATGACCGTCCAAAGTGGTTTCGCGGCTGCTGGGGTCATACGTCAGGCGGCCGTGCTCGATCAGGTTGACACTGCGCCCGGCCACGCGCCGCAACAAGGTGTGCAGGCGCGCCGCCAGCTCGCGCAAGTCGAACGGCTTGAGCAAGTAATCATCGGCTCCAGCCTGCAGGCCTTCGACCCGGTCGGTCACCGAATCACGAGCGGTGAGGATCAGCACCGGAATCTCCAGGCCTTGCTGGCGCAACTGCCGGAGCAGCTTGAGGCCGTCCTCATCGGGCAGGCCAAGGTCGAGCACCATGACATCGAACTCAGCCACGCCGATCATCGCCCGCGCCGCCGCTGCCGTGGCGACGTGTTCGACCGTCAGCCCTTGGGCCGCAAGCCCAGCGACTATGCCGCTGGCGATCAACTCATCGTCTTCGCAGACCAGTACGCGCATGGGGAGCCCCGTTGAAAAAGGTACATTAGGCCGCCGGCCGATTAAGCCGACATTATGCGACGAGTACGCCCGATATGGGCGATCATTGCTGCAAACCGGTTGTCGACCAGGTTAATCGACGGTTAATCGCCGGCCGCCATTGTGCCTTCCACCTGCTTCGTTCTAAGGCTTTACCCATGCGTCGATTGCTTTTGCTATGGCTGTTCCTGCTCTCAGGCCTGGCCCAGGCTGCCAATCCCTTCGAGACCAAACCCGACTTCCTGCCGGTGGAAAAGGCCTTCGTCTTTTCCTCGCAACGCCTGGATTCCGGTGAGACCCAGTTGTTCTGGCAGATCGCGGACGGATACTACCTGTATCAGCAGCGGCTCAAATTCGACGGTTTGACCGAAGCGCAGAAGCCGAAGTTGCCGGAAGGCGAAGCTCACAGCGACGAGTTTTTCGGCGATCAGCAAGTGTATCGCCAGGCACTGGAGCTGAAGATTCCCGCCGGGGCCACCGGCAAGATCAAGGTCGGCTTCCAAGGCTGTGCCGACGCGGGCCTGTGCTATCCGCCCCAAACCCAAGTGGTCGACCTGGGTGGCGGCGCAGCAGTAGCGGCCAACGGCGAGGCGCAGGACCAGGCCTTGGCCAGCGGTCTGCAACAGCGCGCGTTGGGCTGGAGTCTGCTGGTGTTCTTCGGCCTGGGCCTGCTGCTGGCGTTCACCCCCTGCTCGCTGCCGATGCTGCCGATTCTGGCCGGGCTGGTGGTGGGCAGTGGCGCCGGGCCCCGGCGCGGTCTGGCCTTGGCCGGCAGCTACGTGATCAGCATGGCCTTGGTGTATGCCGCCATGGGCGTGCTCGCCGCGCTGTTGGGGGCCAACCTCCAGGCGCTGCTGCAGCAACCGTGGCTGCTGGGCAGTTTCGCGGCCATCTTCGTGTTGCTGGCGCTGCCCATGTTCGGTTTCTTCGAACTTCAACTGCCGGCCGCCCTGCGTGATCGCCTGGAGAACGCCGGCCGCCAGCGGCGCGGGGGTAGCCTGGTGGGTGCCGGCGTGCTCGGCGCACTGTCCGGCCTGTTGGTGGGCCCGTGCATGACCGCGCCGCTGGCCGGTGCGCTGCTGTACATCGCCCAGAGCGGCAACGCGCTGCACGGAGGCCTGATCCTGTTCACCATGGGCGTCGGCATGGGCCTGCCGCTGTTGCTGCTGGTAACCGTGGGCAATCGCTTCCTGCCTAAGCCCGGCGCCTGGATGAACCTGCTCAAGGGTGTATTCGGCTTTTTGTTCCTCGGCACCGCGTTGCTGATGATTCGCCCGATCATCGATGGCTCGCTGTGGATCGGGCTGTGGGGCGCGCTGCTGGTGATCGCCGCCTATTGCGCCTGGCGCCAAACTCAAGGATTCGGTCGCGCCGCTTATCTGTGGGGCAGCGTGTCGCTGTTGTTCGGCCTGTGGGGCAGCCTGCTGGTGATCGGTGCAGCGGGCGGCAGCGACGACCTGTTCAGGCCCCTGCAGATCTACGGCGGGGGACAAGGCAACGCGACCCTCAGCGCCGACGATGCCTTTGTTACAGTCAGCGAGCCTGCCGCCCTGCAAAGGGAACTGGACGCTGCCAAGGCGCAGGGCCAGTGGGTGTTGCTGGATTACTACGCCGACTGGTGCGTGTCCTGCAAGATCATGGAAAAACAGGTGTTCGGCCGCGCCGAAGTGCTCGACGCCCTCAAGGACGTGCGGCTGCTGCGCCTGGATGTCACCGCCGACAGCGCCGCCAGTCGTGAACTGCTAAGCCGCTACCAGGTGCCTGGGCCACCGAGCCTGCTGTGGATCGGCGCGGACGGCACGGAACGCCGCAGCCAACGGATCACTGGCGAAATCGACGCCAAGGGTTTCCTGGAACGCTGGAACATGACCCGGAACGCGCCCTGATGCTGACGTTAACCTTGGGCACCTTCGCCATCGCCCTTAACCATTTGCTGCTGATCAGCGCACTGGCCCTGGCGACCTTCGTCGGTTGGCGCGTGGCCAAGCGCGGTGGCGAGAACCCCGAGTCAGTGCTGTTCGGGCTGTTCCTGCTGGGGCTGCTTGCCGCAAGAATCGGCTTTGTCGCCGCCTACTGGAACCATTACCAGGACGATCCGTGGCAGATTGTCGATTTACGCGACGGCGGTTTCCTGGCCTGGCCAGGCATCGTCGCACTGCTGATCGCTGCGTTGCTATGGGCACGTCGCCGACCGGGCCTGCGCCGCCCGCTGGGTTTCAGCGTCGGCAGCGGGCTGCTGTTCTGGCTGGTGGCAACAATGTCGTTGACGATTTATGAGCAAGGGACCCGCTTGCCGGAGATCGATCTGCGCAACGCCCAAGGCGAAACCGTGAACCTCGCCGACTACCAGGGCGGCCCCTTGGTGATCAATCTCTGGGCCACGTGGTGCCCACCCTGCCGGCGTGAAATGCCGGTACTGGAAGAAGCACAAAAGCAGCGCCCGGACCTGACCTTCCTGTTCGTCAATCAAGCCGAAAGCATGCAAAGCGTCAGCACCTACCTGGCCACCCAGGGCCTTAGCCTGACAAACGTGCTGTTCGATGGCAGCGGTCGTCTTGGTCAGGCTGTCGGCTCGATGGCATTACCGACAACCTTGTTCTACAGCGCCGACGGCCGCCTGCTGGGCAGTCATCTGGGCGAGTTGTCGGAGGCGAGCCTGGCCCGCGCACTGGAAAATTTCGAAACGCCTGGCTCGACCACGGCGGCCCACCCCGCGACAAGGACACTGCCATGCCCCGCCTCCACCACCTGCTGACCCTGGCCTTTGCCGGCGCACTCTTGCAAACCCCGGTGCTTAACGCCGAAGAGTTGCCGGCGGCGATCAAGAAGATCGAAGCCAAGGGCGCGAAAATCGTCGGCACCTTCGACGCACCGGATGGGCTGCGAGGTTACGCGGCGCAATACCAGAACCGTGGCATGGCCCTGTACCTGACGCCGGATGGTAAACACGTTCTGCTGGGCAACCTGTACGACGCCGAGGGCAAGGACCTGAGCGCCGAACCGCTGCAAAAACTGGTCTATGCACCGATGGCCAAGGAAATCTGGGCAAAAATGGAAGCGAGCAATTGGATCGCCGACGGCAACAAGGACGCACCGCGCACTGTGTACCTGTTCAGCGACCCCAATTGCCCATACTGCAATATGTTCTGGGAACAGGCCCGACCGTGGGTCAAGGCCGGCAAGGTGCAGTTGCGCCACATCATGGTGGGCATCATCCGCGAAGACAGCCCAGGTAAATCCGCCGCGTTGCTGGCCGCCAAGGAACCGGAGAAAGCCCTGGCCGAGCATGAAACGGCCGGCAAGGGCAGCTCGCTCAAACCGCTCAAGGACATACCGCCGGCCATCCAGGCCAAGCTCGACGCCAACCTGCAACTGATGGAAGAACTGGAGCTGTCGGCCACCCCGGCGATTTTCTACCTCGATGAGAAAGGCGAACTGCAACAACAGCAAGGCGCGCCATCGCCGGACAAGCTGGTGAAAATTCTCGGGCCGAAGTAAAGCCCAAAAAACCTGACGCGCCGCCGACTGCTTTCGTGGCGAGGGAGCTTGCTCCCGCTGGGTTGCGAAGCAGCCCCTGGCTGTCTTGCTGCGGTTCGTCAGGTTAAACGCATGCGCTTTTTTGGGGCTGCTGCGCAGCCCAGCGGGAGCAAGCTCCCTCGCCACAAGTCAGCGTTTTTGCTTCAAGAATTCCAGCAACACCTCGGTCACAAACTCCGGGTTCTCCAGATTCGAGATATGCCCCGCCTCCGGGACCAGCACATGCCGACAGCCAATCAGCTTGGCCATTTCCAACGCCTCGGCCGATGGCCGTGGCTTGTCCTGGTCGCCGCACATCACCAGCGTGCGCTCGGCGTCCAGTCCGGGCAGGCGCGGCAGGATATCGTCCCGCCCGAAAATGATCCGCCCCAGCGGTACGACACTGTTGCGCAGGCGATCGGCGGGTAGCGCAGCGAGCGAGGCGCGGAACTGTTGATAAAGCGCCGACTGCGGATCGATGCCTGGCCGGAAGAAGATCGGCACGATGATATCCAGCAACGGTTCAGGAATGCCGCCGCTGGCCTCGATCTTGTCGAATAGCGAGAAGTAATACAGGCGCGTCGGTTCCGGCTCGACGCCGACGTAGGTGTCCATCAACACCAGCGATTGCACGCGTTCAGGCGCCGCCAACGCCAATCGCGCGCCCCACATCCCGCCCACCGACAGCCCCACCAGGCTGAAACAACCGACGTCCAGATGATCCATCAACGCCAGCGCCTGGCGCGCCAGGTCGTCCAGGGAAGTCGTGCCCTCCGGCAAGCGCCCGGACTGGCCGTGCCCCCACAGCTCAGGAACGATCACCCGACAGTGCTTCGACAGGGCGTCAATCTGCGGCGCCCACATGCTGCTGTCCCACAAATAGCTGCTGCCCAGCAGCACCACCGGCCCCCGGCCTTGGTCGAGGTAATGGAGCGGTTGTCCGTCAATCGTTGCAAAGGGCATCGGTGACCTCCTTTTGTTGAGTCAGGGAAAACCTTCGGGAGACTGAGCTGCGACAAGCGAGGCGTCAACCACGGGGTTGCCCTGCTTGTGCAGCCAGCTCGCGATGGGGTCCTTATAGACGCCGCAAAACTACAATCCTTCCAACTCTGCCATCAAATCATTCAACCGATCCGCTTTCTCCTCGGTGATTTCGCTGGCCGCCAGCCCTTCGATGTATTCGGCCAGTTCCTGCACCGTGCTGCACTCGAACATGGCCCGGAGCGGCACGTTGCGTTGCAGGGCTTTTTGCACACGCGAGGCAATTTGCGTCGCCAGCAACGAATGCCCGCCCAGCTCGAAGAAGTTATCGCGTATCCCCACCCGCTCGACCTTCAGCA
The Pseudomonas marvdashtae genome window above contains:
- the dsbG gene encoding thiol:disulfide interchange protein DsbG, yielding MPRLHHLLTLAFAGALLQTPVLNAEELPAAIKKIEAKGAKIVGTFDAPDGLRGYAAQYQNRGMALYLTPDGKHVLLGNLYDAEGKDLSAEPLQKLVYAPMAKEIWAKMEASNWIADGNKDAPRTVYLFSDPNCPYCNMFWEQARPWVKAGKVQLRHIMVGIIREDSPGKSAALLAAKEPEKALAEHETAGKGSSLKPLKDIPPAIQAKLDANLQLMEELELSATPAIFYLDEKGELQQQQGAPSPDKLVKILGPK
- a CDS encoding TlpA family protein disulfide reductase; translated protein: MLTLTLGTFAIALNHLLLISALALATFVGWRVAKRGGENPESVLFGLFLLGLLAARIGFVAAYWNHYQDDPWQIVDLRDGGFLAWPGIVALLIAALLWARRRPGLRRPLGFSVGSGLLFWLVATMSLTIYEQGTRLPEIDLRNAQGETVNLADYQGGPLVINLWATWCPPCRREMPVLEEAQKQRPDLTFLFVNQAESMQSVSTYLATQGLSLTNVLFDGSGRLGQAVGSMALPTTLFYSADGRLLGSHLGELSEASLARALENFETPGSTTAAHPATRTLPCPASTTC
- the dsbD gene encoding protein-disulfide reductase DsbD, coding for MRRLLLLWLFLLSGLAQAANPFETKPDFLPVEKAFVFSSQRLDSGETQLFWQIADGYYLYQQRLKFDGLTEAQKPKLPEGEAHSDEFFGDQQVYRQALELKIPAGATGKIKVGFQGCADAGLCYPPQTQVVDLGGGAAVAANGEAQDQALASGLQQRALGWSLLVFFGLGLLLAFTPCSLPMLPILAGLVVGSGAGPRRGLALAGSYVISMALVYAAMGVLAALLGANLQALLQQPWLLGSFAAIFVLLALPMFGFFELQLPAALRDRLENAGRQRRGGSLVGAGVLGALSGLLVGPCMTAPLAGALLYIAQSGNALHGGLILFTMGVGMGLPLLLLVTVGNRFLPKPGAWMNLLKGVFGFLFLGTALLMIRPIIDGSLWIGLWGALLVIAAYCAWRQTQGFGRAAYLWGSVSLLFGLWGSLLVIGAAGGSDDLFRPLQIYGGGQGNATLSADDAFVTVSEPAALQRELDAAKAQGQWVLLDYYADWCVSCKIMEKQVFGRAEVLDALKDVRLLRLDVTADSAASRELLSRYQVPGPPSLLWIGADGTERRSQRITGEIDAKGFLERWNMTRNAP
- a CDS encoding response regulator, yielding MRVLVCEDDELIASGIVAGLAAQGLTVEHVATAAAARAMIGVAEFDVMVLDLGLPDEDGLKLLRQLRQQGLEIPVLILTARDSVTDRVEGLQAGADDYLLKPFDLRELAARLHTLLRRVAGRSVNLIEHGRLTYDPSSRETTLDGHSVDLSRREQSLLQALLHSRGRVLSTEQLKDSVYGFNDELESNALNVHIHHLRRKLGNGIVETVRGLGYRLGPADGGESSK
- a CDS encoding alpha/beta fold hydrolase, giving the protein MPFATIDGQPLHYLDQGRGPVVLLGSSYLWDSSMWAPQIDALSKHCRVIVPELWGHGQSGRLPEGTTSLDDLARQALALMDHLDVGCFSLVGLSVGGMWGARLALAAPERVQSLVLMDTYVGVEPEPTRLYYFSLFDKIEASGGIPEPLLDIIVPIFFRPGIDPQSALYQQFRASLAALPADRLRNSVVPLGRIIFGRDDILPRLPGLDAERTLVMCGDQDKPRPSAEALEMAKLIGCRHVLVPEAGHISNLENPEFVTEVLLEFLKQKR